Below is a genomic region from Microbulbifer sp. ALW1.
GGTCACTTCATCGCTGGAGACCTGTTCGAGGTCAAGCCGGAGCAGGTGGTAAATATCTCCGAGCAGCGCCGCGGACGTGCCCGCGCTGCGGTCATGGATCAGCAAGACCTGGACGATATGATCGTCTACTCCCCGAAAGGTAAGGCCAAAGCCCATATCTACGTCTTTACCGATGTGGACTGCGGTTACTGCCAGAAACTGCACAATGACGTGCCTGAGCTGAATCGTCGCGGTATTGAAGTGCGCTACCTGGCGTTTCCCCGTGCGGGCCTGAATTCCGTAGGCTATCGCAAGATAGCGACCGCCTGGTGTGCGGACGACCCCAACAAAACCCTCACCGATCTGAAAAACCGTAAAAACGTACCCATCAAAGTGTGTAACGACAACCCGGTTGCGGCGCAGTACAAGCTGGGGAACGAGGCGATTGATGTGCGCGGGACCCCGACCATTGTGATGGAAGACGGTACTGTGGTTCCCGGTTATCTGCCGCCGGATACGCTGGTCAAGGCGTTGGGTATCTGATACCGGACTAGTGGAGCGCTTGGGGGCTTCCCCGGTCGCATGAGAAAAGGTCGGCTCTGCCGGCCTTTTTTATGCTCCGGGTTTGAGGCTGGTTGCAGGTTTCTTGATCAGTCTGCGCAATTTTATTGACAATTTCCCCCCTGTCTCAGTAAGGTTGTCGACCTTTTTATGATTTATACGCCAGATATTGCGCTGCGATCTTTCGCAGCCATGCGCGGAGGGAAGTTGTGAGCGCATTCGCCGATGAAGCCACCAAGGTCTCAGAAAATTCTTTAGCTGCGGGTTCCGTACCGGCAGTGCGTATCGGTATTTGCGGTCTCGGGACCGTGGGTAGCGGTACCGTCAATGTTATGGCGCGCAATTGCGAAGAAATTGCCGCCCGTTGTGGCCGTCCGGTGGAGATCGTTCAGATTGGAGCCCGGCGTGATAACCCGGCCAGTGATACCAGCCGCCTGAACATCACTCGTGAGATTTTTGATGTCGCCAACAATCCCGATGTGGATGTGCTGGTTGAGCTGATCGGTGGCACTACGGTTGCCCGTGAGTTGGTATTAACGGCTATCGCCAATGGCAAGCATGTGGTTACCGCCAATAAGGCGCTGATTGCCGAGCACGGCAATGAACTGTTTGCGGCCGCTGCTGAGCGCGGCGTAACCATCGCTTACGAGGCGGCCGTGGCGGGTGGTATCCCGATTATCAAATCCCTGCGAGAGGGGTTGGTCGGCAACCGTATTCAGTGGTTGGCAGGCATCATCAACGGTACCGGCAACTATATCCTGACCGAAATGCGCGAAAAGGGCCGCAGCTTTGAAGAAGCGCTGGCCCAGGCCCAGGCCCTGGGCTATGCCGAGGCCGACCCGACCTTTGACGTGGAGGGTATCGACGCGGCGCATAAACTGGTGATCATGGCTTCTCTGGCCTTTGGCATGCCGCTGGCATTCGACAAGGTGTATACCGAGGGCATCAGCGGTGTTGCCAAAGAGGACATTCGTTATGCGGATGAGCTGGGATATCGCATCAAGCATCTGGGGATTGCCCGCCGTACCAACGACGGGGTGGAGCTGCGGGTGCACCCGACCCTGATCCCTCAGCGTCGCCTGATCGCCAACGTGAATGGCGTGATGAACGCGGTGCTGGTAAATGGCGATGCCGTCGGTCCAACCTTGTATTACGGCGCCGGCGCCGGCGCCGAGGCAACGGCGTCTGCCGTGATCGCAGACATTGTGGATGTAGCGCGCACCCTGCATGTGCGACCGGACCAGCGAGTGCCGCTGGCGGGTGTGACCCAGGATAGCCAGGGTGGTCTCGATGATGTGTTGCCCATGGGTGATACCGAAACCAGTTATTACATGCGTATTTCCGCGTTCGATAAACCGGGTGTCATGTCCCAGGTGGCGAAGATCTGCAGCGACCAGGGGATCAGTATCGAAGCGCTGATTCAGCATGAGCCGGCGGAAGACGAAGAGCTGGTACCGGTGGTCTTGCTGACCAGTCGGGCTAGAGAGTCACAGCTGCAAGAGGCGGTGAACCAGATCGAGGCCCTGGACAGCATCCAGGGGCCGGTAGTCCGCATCCGTGTAGAGTCTTTGGGCTGACCAGAAGACCTTGGGCGGGTGTGCCGTGCGCACCCGCCGCCTTCCCATTTTTAGCTAACTAGCCATAACGAAATCCAATCACTGTGAAATTTATCAGCACCCGCGGCCGTGCGCCGTCTCTCAGTTTTGCCGATACCGTACTGGCCGGCCTCGCCAGTGACGGCGGCCTTTACGTACCGGAAAAGCTTCCCCAGTTTAGTCGCGAAGAAATTGCCGAAATGGCGGGCCTGGATTACCAGGAATTGGCGTTCCGCATTATGTGGCCCTTCGTTTCGGAAGATCTGAGTGAAGAGGAGATGCGCGGTATTATCGAGCGCGCCTATGCCAATTTCCGCCACGATGCCATTGCGCCGCTGGTGCAGATCGGGCACAACGAGTGGGTAATGGAGCTGTTCCAAGGGCCGACCCTGGCGTTCAAGGACTTTGCCCTGCAGTTCCTCGGGCAGCTGTTTGACCTGTTGCTGAAAAAGCGTGGAGAAAAGGTCGTGGTATTGGGGGCAACCTCTGGTGATACCGGCTCTGCCGCCATCGAGGGTTGCCGTCACTGCGAAAACATCGACATCTTTATCCTGCATCCGCATAACCGGGTTTCGGAAGTGCAGCGCAAGCAGATGACCACGGTGCTGTCGGACAACGTGTTCAATATTGCTCTGGAAGGAAATTTCGATGACTGCCAGAACATGGTCAAAGCCAGTTTCGCCGACCAGTCCTTCCTGCCGGATGGGCGCCGTCTGGTGGCGGTCAACTCGATCAACTGGGCGCGGATCATGGCCCAGATCGTCTATTACTTCCACGCGGCGTTGAGCCTCGGCGGCCCCCATCGCCCGGTGAACTTCTCAGTGCCCACCGGTAATTTTGGGGATATATTTGCCGGTTACCTGGCGCGTGGTATGGGGCTGCCCATTAACCAGCTGGTGATTGCCACCAACGCCAACGATATTCTGCACCGCTGTATCAGCGCCAACGACCACTCGCCCCAGCCGCTGGTACACAGCCTGTCGCCGAGTATGGATATCATGGTGTCGAGCAACTTCGAGCGCCTGTTGTTCGACCTTTACGGCCGCGATGGCGCTGCGGTGGCCGAGCTGTTGGCCGATCGCACCGCACCCCTGAAACTTGATGACAAGATTCTCGACAATGCGCGGAAGCTGTTTGCCTCCGAGCGCGTTGATGATGAGCGCACTGTCGAAGTCATTCGCGAAGTATTTGCATCCACCGAGTATCTGCTCGACCCACACACCGCCATTGGCGTTGAAGCGGCACGCCGCGCGCGTAAATCCAAGGCGGAGCCCATGGTGTGCCTGGCCACAGCGCACCCCGCCAAATTCAGTGATGCGGTGGACAAGGCCTTGCCGGGCACCCAGGTGCCGCTGCCGCACCATATGCAGGACCTGATGCAGCGGGAAGAGCGGTTACAAGTGCTGGATAACGACCTGTCCGCGATACACGATTTTATTGCCCGCACACTGGGTTGAGTAAAGGCCGCCGGACGGTAGAATGACGTTTTGCCACGCCCAGTGGCAAACCCGATCAACCGACCCGACCGGAAGCCATGAGCGCAATCATCCGACGACGGCCAGTGGATTTGTCCACTGGCCGTTTTACGTCCTCTACCCCTGAAATCCTGCAACGTGTCCTGCTCGGTCGCGGGGTCAGCAGTGACGATGAGCTGGATCATCAGCTCACCCGACTGCACAGCCCGACTTCCATGCGCGGCGTGGAGGCGGCAGTGGCCTTGTTGGCGGACGCGGTACGCGAGCAGCACAAGATCCTGATTGTCGGTGACTTTGACGCGGACGGCGCTACCAGTAGTACGTTGGCGGTGCTGGCGCTGGGCGCGCTCGGCGCTGGGGCGGTAGATTTTCTGGTGCCCAATCGCTTTGAGTTTGGCTATGGCCTGACCCCGGAGATTGTCGAGGTTGCCCGGGAATACCATCCGGATCTCCTGATCACGGTCGACAACGGTATCAGCAGTATCGATGGTGTTGCCGCCGCCAAGGCCGCGGGCCTCAAGGTGATTGTCACTGATCACCATCTCCCCGGCAGTGAATTGCCGGAGGCGGATGCCATCGTCAATCCCAATCAGCCTGAGTGTGAATTCCCAAGTAAAAATCTCGCCGGCGTCGGTGTGATCTTCTATCTTCTCAGTCGCCTCAAAAGTGTGTTGCAGCAGCAGGGCTGGTTTGACGAGTCCGGGGTTGCCGCACCCAATATGGCGGAGTATCTGGATCTGGTGGCCCTGGGGACAGTGGCGGATCTGGTGCCACTGGACCATAACAACCGGGTGCTGGTGCACCAGGGTATTGCGCGTATTCGCGCCGGTCGCTGTCGCCCGGGTATCCAGGCATTGATGGAAGTGGCAGGGCGGGATCGCGCCCGCCTTTCCACCACGGACATCGGTTTTATCCTCGGGCCGCGTATTAATGCGGCGGGCAGGCTGGATGACATCGGCACTGGTATTCGCTGCCTGTTGACCCGGGACCCGCAGGAGGCGCGGGAGTTGGCTGCCGAGTTGGACTCGCTCAACCGCGACCGCAAGGCGATCGAGGCGGGGATGCAGCGTGAGGCGATGGCGGCGCTGGAAAAGCTGCAGTTGGGTGAACAGGGGTTGCCCTGGAGCCTGTGTCTGTACGATGCCGAATGGCACCAGGGCGTGGTGGGTATTCTTGCCAGCCGTATCAAGGAGAAGTACCACCGCCCGGTGATCGCTTTCGCCGATGGTGACAATGGTCTGATCAAAGGCTCTGCCCGCTCCATCCCCGGGCTGCATATTCGCGATGCTCTCAGCGATGTGGCCGCGGCGCAGCCACACTTGATCAGCAAGTTCGGTGGTCACGCAATGGCCGCGGGTCTGAGCCTGCCGGTGGAGAATCTTCCTGCGTTTACCGAGGCGTTTGAAACAGCGGTACGCAGCCGTCTGTCGGCGTCGCAATTGCAGGCGGTCATTGAGACCGACGGCGAATTGCGCGCTGATCAATTCTCAATGGAAACGGCGGCGGTATTACGCGCCTGTGCGCCCTGGGGGCAGGCGTTCCCCGAACCGGAGTTTGACGGTGAGTTTCTGCTGTTACAGCAGCGAATTGTCGGCGAGCGCCACCTGAAAATGGTCGTGGCGCCGCTCTCGGCACCGCAACTGGCACTGGATGCCATTGCCTTCAATATCGATGCGGATTTCTGGCCGGCCCAGGTTGAGAAGGTGCAGCTGGCGTACAAACTGGATATCAACGAGTTCCGCGGCCGTCAGTCCTTGCAGCTGATGGTCAGCCAAATAACCCCTGTGTAATTGTCAGTTGTGAGCGGCACCGCGATTGCGCGGTCCGTCGCATCTGCGTTGAAGTTGTTGTCAGGTAATTCCCATGAATCAAAAACAGGCAAAAGCCGAATTATTACTGGTGTTGGCAGCGCTTTTCTGGGGGCTCGCATTCGTGCCCCAGAAAATTGCGATGGCGCATATCGAGCCCCTGGCATTCAACGCCTGGCGCTTCTTTCTAGGTGGGCTGCTGCTGTTGCCGATTGTTTACTGGCTCTCATCCCGCCGGGACGTACAGCCGGGCGAGGAGGGCGGAGCGACCGTTCATCACCGCTGGCGCAAGTGCCTGCCCGGTGGCGCTGTGCTCGGTTTCTGGCTGTTTCTCGGCGCGGCACTGCAGCAGGCAAGCCTGCTGTACACCACCGCCGGTCGCGCCGGTTTTATTACCGGCTTCTACCTGCTGCTGGTGCCGGTGATCGGGCTGTCGCTGGGGCACAAGACCAATCGTTGGACCTGGGCCGGGATTGCCCTGGCCCTGTTTGGCCTTTACTGGCTGGCGGATTTCTCTGAGGAGGCGCAACTGATTGGGGACCTGATGGTGTTTGCGAGCGCGTTTGTATTCGCGATCCAGGTGCTGTCGGCCGATTACCTGGTGCATCGCTACGATGCACTGCGGTTGGCGGCGATCCAGTTTCTGGTGTGCGGACTGCTGTCTGCCATTGCGTCCTTCGTGGTGGAATCGCCTTCGCTGCAGGACGCTGTCGATGCCGCCTGGCCTATCGCCTATATGATGGTGTTTTCTACTGCTATTGCGTTCACCTTTCAGCTTCTGGGGCAGCGCAATGCGGCGCCTTCTCACGCCACGGTGATCATGAGTCTCGAATCGGTATTTGCAGTGGCGGCGGGCTGGTTGTTCCTGAACGAAATGCTGAGCGCGAAGGAGCTTGTCGGCTGTGGTTTGATGCTTGCCGGTATGGTGATCAGCCACTATGGCAATCACAACGGAACGCACCATTAATAGGTCGGTTTCTGCACATGATTGACTGGTCACTATTGGCGCTATTTGTGCCGACGTTTTTCTTCGTTTCCATCACGCCGGGCATGTGCATGACCCTGGCGCTCACCATGGGGATGGCCTTTGGCGTGCGCCGCACCCTGTGGATGATGCTGGGCGAGCTGTGCGGTGTCGCCGTAGTGGCGGTGTCTGCGGTGCTGGGTATCGCCGCCTTTATGCTGAAGTATCCAGGTGCCTTTCAGGTCTTCAAATACTGTGGCGGGGCTTATCTCACCTATCTGGGTGTTCAGATGTGGCGCGCTCGCGGGCGTATGGTGCTGGTGGAGTCAGCCACCGGTGCTCAGGCGCAGATTCCGGCCGTGAATATGGTGGTGCAGGGGTTCGTTACCGCGGTGGCCAACCCCAAAGGCTGGGCATTTTTTATTGCCTTGCTGCCGCCGTTTATTGATCAGGGTAAAGCGCTGCTGCCTCAGATAACGGTACTGCTCGGGATTATTCTGGGCCTGGAGTTTATCTGCATGCTGATTTACGCCAGTGGTGGTCGCACACTCAGCAAATTATTGCACCGGGGTGAAAATGTGCGCCTTATGAATCGTATCGCGGGCACCTTGATGCTGGGCGTGGGGGTATGGCTCGCGCTAAGCTGACGGTAGAGGGATCAAACTGAACATAAGGAGATGAGATGAAGGCTGGAAACGTGTTTGTGCCGCTGCTGATGGTTGTGCTGATGCTACTGGCAGGTTGCGGTGAGCGCGGTGCGCAAAAATCGGGTCAGGTGCCGCAGGCTGGCGCCAACGTTGAAACCGGATCGACTGCTGATCAGGCCGAGGAGGCGCCCACGTCTGAGACAGAATCCGCTGAAGGCAGTGTGCAGCTTGCGGATACCCTCTGGGTTATGCAGGCTCGCGGCAGCCGCCAGTGTGAAGGTGGCGGTCTGTCGGTAGAGCAGAGTCGCGGCAAACTGGTACAGGGTGGTATTACGGTCATTGAGTCCCGCTGCGGTGTGCGCAAGGACCGAATGTACCCCTCGGTATGCGGTGGTGCCACGGGCGATATCCTGTTACATCGAATAAAAACTGAATTGCTGGATGCCGCCCTGGAGTTGGGCTTTGATCCGGCGGGCAAGGTGCCTTACGAGTTTTCAAGCTGTAAGGACCGGGGAGCGGGCGGCCCGGTGGATCGATAAATGTTATTGCTCTGGACGTTTGGGGGGAATCCTGGTGGGAAGCAATCTCGATGCTTCGGGTCTCGGTATTGAGGAATTGGCGGCTGCGCTCGGCAGCGCCCTGCAACAGCTCAACTGGCGGGTAACCACAGCGGAATCCTGTACCGGTGGTGCCATTGCGGCCGCGATCACTTCCGTGGCGGGATCGTCCGCCTGGTTTGACGGCGCGGTGGTTTCATACGCGGACCGTATCAAGCGGGACTTTCTCGGTGTGGACCAGCTCGACCTGGATACCGTCGGCGCCGTCAGCGAGTCGGTGGCCCGGCAGATGGCAGTAGGGGTCTTGAATCGGCTGGACGCGAACCTGTCTGTTGCCGTTAGTGGTATTGCCGGCCCTGATGGTGGTAGTGAGGACAAGCCTGTGGGCACTGTCTGGATTGCCTGGGCGCACAGCCAGGGGCAGGAGCCCGTAGAGGCGGGCGCCGTGCGCATGCATTTTCACGGCGGCAGGAGAGATATTCAGCGGCAGACGGTGGCGGAAGCGCTTAAGCGGATGCTGGCGGTTGCCGAGGCCCACTGCAAATCGTGACTGGCTGGTGACTTTCGGCGGGTATTGCGGCGGGTATTTCACCGGGTTTTCCCTTCTCCCCGTTTCCTCTGGCCGTCGCTGGGCTAATTCCGGATTACTGGTTGCTTATACAGTAATTTTTCTCTAAGCTTCCCTCCCATCACCAAACGTCAAGTACACGGGAAGGGTCATGGATTCCAACAAAGACAAAGCTTTACAGGCGGCGCTGTCACAGATCGAGCGCCAGTTCGGCAAGGGCACCGTCATGCGCATGGGGGATAAGGGCCGTGAGCGTATCCCCGCGATTTCTACCGGCTCCCTCGGGCTGGATGTCGCCCTCGGTATTGGCGGCCTGCCTCGCGGCCGTATTGTTGAAATCTACGGTCCTGAATCTTCCGGTAAAACCACGCTTACCCTGCAGGTAATCGCCGAGGCTCAGCGCAAGGGCGGCACCTGTGCCTTCGTGGATGCGGAGCACGCGCTGGATCCAATCTATGCCGAAAAGCTCGGTGTCAATGTGGACGAGCTGATCGTATCCCAGCCGGACACCGGCGAGCAGGCGCTGGAAGTGGCCGATATGCTGGTGCGCTCCGGTGCGGTTGACGTGCTGGTCGTGGACTCCGTAGCGGCCCTGACCCCGCGTGCGGAAATCGAAGGTGAAATGGGTGATACCCACGTTGGCTTGCAAGCGCGTTTGATGTCTCAGGCCCTGCGCAAGCTGACCGGTAATATCAAGAACACTAATACCCTGTGCGTGTTCATCAACCAGATCCGGATGAAAATCGGGGTGATGTTTGGCTCCCCGGAAACCACTACCGGCGGTAACGCGCTCAAGTTCTACTCCTCTGTTCGCCTGGACATCCGTCGCATCGGCTCTGTGAAAGAGGGCGATGAGGTGGTGGGCAACGAAACCCGGGTCAAGGTGGTCAAGAACAAGGTGGCTCCACCCTTCAAGCAGACCGAGTTCCAGATCATGTACGGCCAGGGTATCAACCTGCTGGGTGAAATTGTCGACTACGGCGTGAAGTTGGGGCTGATTGACAAGGCTGGCGCCTGGTATAGCTACAAAGGCGACAAGATTGGTCAGGGTAAGGCCAATGCGGTGAAATTCCTGAAGGAAAATACCGATATTCGCAATGAAA
It encodes:
- a CDS encoding DsbC family protein — encoded protein: MTFLAKPLTALVAAASLLLGQGAVAAVDDAVAKQIKAKLSAGNPQAKFGDVRESPMPGLYEVEVNGGNVLFVSKDGGHFIAGDLFEVKPEQVVNISEQRRGRARAAVMDQQDLDDMIVYSPKGKAKAHIYVFTDVDCGYCQKLHNDVPELNRRGIEVRYLAFPRAGLNSVGYRKIATAWCADDPNKTLTDLKNRKNVPIKVCNDNPVAAQYKLGNEAIDVRGTPTIVMEDGTVVPGYLPPDTLVKALGI
- a CDS encoding homoserine dehydrogenase encodes the protein MARNCEEIAARCGRPVEIVQIGARRDNPASDTSRLNITREIFDVANNPDVDVLVELIGGTTVARELVLTAIANGKHVVTANKALIAEHGNELFAAAAERGVTIAYEAAVAGGIPIIKSLREGLVGNRIQWLAGIINGTGNYILTEMREKGRSFEEALAQAQALGYAEADPTFDVEGIDAAHKLVIMASLAFGMPLAFDKVYTEGISGVAKEDIRYADELGYRIKHLGIARRTNDGVELRVHPTLIPQRRLIANVNGVMNAVLVNGDAVGPTLYYGAGAGAEATASAVIADIVDVARTLHVRPDQRVPLAGVTQDSQGGLDDVLPMGDTETSYYMRISAFDKPGVMSQVAKICSDQGISIEALIQHEPAEDEELVPVVLLTSRARESQLQEAVNQIEALDSIQGPVVRIRVESLG
- the thrC gene encoding threonine synthase yields the protein MKFISTRGRAPSLSFADTVLAGLASDGGLYVPEKLPQFSREEIAEMAGLDYQELAFRIMWPFVSEDLSEEEMRGIIERAYANFRHDAIAPLVQIGHNEWVMELFQGPTLAFKDFALQFLGQLFDLLLKKRGEKVVVLGATSGDTGSAAIEGCRHCENIDIFILHPHNRVSEVQRKQMTTVLSDNVFNIALEGNFDDCQNMVKASFADQSFLPDGRRLVAVNSINWARIMAQIVYYFHAALSLGGPHRPVNFSVPTGNFGDIFAGYLARGMGLPINQLVIATNANDILHRCISANDHSPQPLVHSLSPSMDIMVSSNFERLLFDLYGRDGAAVAELLADRTAPLKLDDKILDNARKLFASERVDDERTVEVIREVFASTEYLLDPHTAIGVEAARRARKSKAEPMVCLATAHPAKFSDAVDKALPGTQVPLPHHMQDLMQREERLQVLDNDLSAIHDFIARTLG
- the recJ gene encoding single-stranded-DNA-specific exonuclease RecJ yields the protein MSAIIRRRPVDLSTGRFTSSTPEILQRVLLGRGVSSDDELDHQLTRLHSPTSMRGVEAAVALLADAVREQHKILIVGDFDADGATSSTLAVLALGALGAGAVDFLVPNRFEFGYGLTPEIVEVAREYHPDLLITVDNGISSIDGVAAAKAAGLKVIVTDHHLPGSELPEADAIVNPNQPECEFPSKNLAGVGVIFYLLSRLKSVLQQQGWFDESGVAAPNMAEYLDLVALGTVADLVPLDHNNRVLVHQGIARIRAGRCRPGIQALMEVAGRDRARLSTTDIGFILGPRINAAGRLDDIGTGIRCLLTRDPQEARELAAELDSLNRDRKAIEAGMQREAMAALEKLQLGEQGLPWSLCLYDAEWHQGVVGILASRIKEKYHRPVIAFADGDNGLIKGSARSIPGLHIRDALSDVAAAQPHLISKFGGHAMAAGLSLPVENLPAFTEAFETAVRSRLSASQLQAVIETDGELRADQFSMETAAVLRACAPWGQAFPEPEFDGEFLLLQQRIVGERHLKMVVAPLSAPQLALDAIAFNIDADFWPAQVEKVQLAYKLDINEFRGRQSLQLMVSQITPV
- a CDS encoding DMT family transporter, producing MNQKQAKAELLLVLAALFWGLAFVPQKIAMAHIEPLAFNAWRFFLGGLLLLPIVYWLSSRRDVQPGEEGGATVHHRWRKCLPGGAVLGFWLFLGAALQQASLLYTTAGRAGFITGFYLLLVPVIGLSLGHKTNRWTWAGIALALFGLYWLADFSEEAQLIGDLMVFASAFVFAIQVLSADYLVHRYDALRLAAIQFLVCGLLSAIASFVVESPSLQDAVDAAWPIAYMMVFSTAIAFTFQLLGQRNAAPSHATVIMSLESVFAVAAGWLFLNEMLSAKELVGCGLMLAGMVISHYGNHNGTHH
- a CDS encoding LysE family translocator, with translation MIDWSLLALFVPTFFFVSITPGMCMTLALTMGMAFGVRRTLWMMLGELCGVAVVAVSAVLGIAAFMLKYPGAFQVFKYCGGAYLTYLGVQMWRARGRMVLVESATGAQAQIPAVNMVVQGFVTAVANPKGWAFFIALLPPFIDQGKALLPQITVLLGIILGLEFICMLIYASGGRTLSKLLHRGENVRLMNRIAGTLMLGVGVWLALS
- a CDS encoding CinA family protein, which produces MGSNLDASGLGIEELAAALGSALQQLNWRVTTAESCTGGAIAAAITSVAGSSAWFDGAVVSYADRIKRDFLGVDQLDLDTVGAVSESVARQMAVGVLNRLDANLSVAVSGIAGPDGGSEDKPVGTVWIAWAHSQGQEPVEAGAVRMHFHGGRRDIQRQTVAEALKRMLAVAEAHCKS
- the recA gene encoding recombinase RecA, which translates into the protein MDSNKDKALQAALSQIERQFGKGTVMRMGDKGRERIPAISTGSLGLDVALGIGGLPRGRIVEIYGPESSGKTTLTLQVIAEAQRKGGTCAFVDAEHALDPIYAEKLGVNVDELIVSQPDTGEQALEVADMLVRSGAVDVLVVDSVAALTPRAEIEGEMGDTHVGLQARLMSQALRKLTGNIKNTNTLCVFINQIRMKIGVMFGSPETTTGGNALKFYSSVRLDIRRIGSVKEGDEVVGNETRVKVVKNKVAPPFKQTEFQIMYGQGINLLGEIVDYGVKLGLIDKAGAWYSYKGDKIGQGKANAVKFLKENTDIRNEIEGQLRAQLLEDVAPAQPEELEAAED